In Paralichthys olivaceus isolate ysfri-2021 chromosome 13, ASM2471397v2, whole genome shotgun sequence, the following are encoded in one genomic region:
- the LOC109633170 gene encoding transmembrane protein 200B-like — translation MTAASPVCSPASSHSSPVCLPACHRHLMTGKALQTKLPLRSAPGVWLLLGIVVVLVGMSVAVAGYVSAAPKPVGGRGSTHAERMKLTGPVVMGVGLFIFICAATLLYENRDREILKYETSDDLEDLKGGYGWEDSQEQPSFGCPEQWECKDEEQGSWAVPAHTLPLSNQSWGPPLPPALPRTNRHNVSSCTTSPGAGGGSKDKMDRQAGEEEEGGSTLLARVLHHQEPAPHPSSPCLSVSHSSVCSDSCNSSEIHFNIRTDTPLPHQH, via the coding sequence ATGACAGCAGCCAGTCCAGTCTGCAGCCCcgcctcctcccactcctcaccTGTCTGCCTCCCAGCATGCCACAGGCACCTGATGACAGGCAAGGCCCTCCAGACCAAGCTGCCCCTGCGCTCCGCCCCCGGCGTGTGGCTTCTCCTGGGCATAGTGGTGGTCCTGGTGGGCATGAGCGTGGCAGTGGCGGGCTACGTGTCCGCGGCACCGAAGCCCGTGGGAGGCCGCGGCAGCACCCACGCAGAGAGGATGAAACTGACAGGGCCTGTGGTCATGGGAGTGGGCctgttcatcttcatctgtgCTGCCACGCTGCTGTACGAGAACCGGGACCGGGAAATCCTCAAATACGAGACGTCTGACGACCTCGAGGACCTGAAGGGAGGGTACGGCTGGGAGGACTCGCAGGAGCAGCCCAGCTTCGGCTGCCCGGAGCAGTGGGAGTGTAAAGACGAAGAGCAGGGATCCTGGGCTGTTCCAGCCCACACACTCCCACTATCAAACCAGAGCTGggggcctcctcttcctcctgctctgcctCGCACGAACAGACACAACGTCAGCAGTTGCACGACATCTCCAGGTGCAGGAGGTGGAAGTAAAGACAAGATGGACAGACaggcaggggaggaggaggagggagggtcaACCCTGCTGGCCCGAGTCTTGCACCACCAGGAACCAGCTCCTCACCCATCGTCCCCCTGCCTGTCCGTGTCCCATTCCTCCGTCTGCTCGGACTCCTGCAACTCCAGTGAGATCCACTTCAACATACGGACAGACACTCCTCTGCCGCATCAACACTGA
- the LOC138413505 gene encoding protein Bouncer-like: MLKMRNRIFYVLAIIALAPTQGEENEQVEQLMDSFTEEEENLECFRCDLGFWDVCFTTKTNCSLGERCFTGRGKAGDALDVKTLGCVKAEECDVETTVELFPNQTVFVMTKHCCDTPLCNSAHNLPLCALLYVTVAFLTTWDITGAST; this comes from the exons ATGCTCAAAATGAGAAATCGAATATTCTACGTACTTGCCATCATAGCGCTCGCTCCGACCCAAG GTGAAGAGAACGAGCAAGTAGAGCAGCTCATGGATTCATtcacagaagaggaagagaatcTGGAGTGTTTTCGTTGTGACCTGGGCTTCTGGGACGTCTGCTTCACCACCAAAACCAACTGCAGCCTTGGCGAGCGCTGCTTCACAGGCCGAGGGAAGGCAG GGGATGCTCTGGATGTTAAGACTCTGGGTTGTGTGAAGGCAGAGGAGTGCGATGTGGAGACCACGGTGGAGCTCTTCCCTAACCAAACCGTCTTCGTCATGACCAAACACTGCTGCGACACACCGCTCTGTAACTCGGCTCACAAccttcctctctgtgctctTCTGTACGTCACTGTGGCTTTTTTAACGACCTGGGACATCACTGGAGCCTCAACGTGA